From Erwinia sp. HDF1-3R, one genomic window encodes:
- a CDS encoding IpaD/SipD/SspD family type III secretion system needle tip protein — MRIQHASSSSIHAVLAESSAKKNATSNKEPEILLGTAPRRDMARTSLENKNYKDFDSIMARIALEEQQREVQIAVVKSLIKERNSYASSSYSLHTPKTSQPVTTSTDVLSFGQNLRNFNPVRSVPGESSDPIYLLESFGSMVKAERHGPSSSWEICDSVADSIGSMGEDYIDVFQQAVEKNSQFYSDFSDFMSKLSQFIKADGDKTILSTAAFAAELDKLINKYKVPSSATTLYPVQSGNAVTGGDKEECESWAKEMGLDPDKCVTRLADGSYIVHIDVLPLENIKKTLPGYGSSWQDMKCNSAQWAAWQSGFDMQKDSIQTAMQTLTQKYSNANSTFDNLVKVLSGTISSLLESDKSFFNI, encoded by the coding sequence ATGAGAATTCAGCACGCATCCTCTTCTTCAATTCATGCCGTTTTAGCAGAATCATCAGCCAAAAAAAATGCTACATCAAATAAAGAGCCAGAAATCCTATTAGGAACTGCTCCTCGCAGAGATATGGCACGTACATCTCTGGAGAATAAAAATTACAAAGACTTTGACTCTATCATGGCGCGTATTGCTCTGGAAGAACAACAAAGAGAAGTACAAATAGCCGTGGTTAAGTCCTTAATTAAAGAAAGAAATTCCTATGCCTCATCATCTTATTCATTACATACGCCGAAAACTAGTCAACCTGTGACTACCTCTACAGATGTGCTTAGCTTTGGTCAGAACTTACGAAATTTTAATCCTGTTCGATCTGTGCCGGGTGAATCGAGCGATCCAATATATCTGCTCGAAAGTTTCGGTTCTATGGTAAAGGCAGAACGGCACGGTCCATCTTCAAGTTGGGAAATATGTGATTCCGTAGCTGATTCTATCGGGTCCATGGGAGAAGATTATATTGATGTCTTCCAGCAGGCAGTTGAGAAAAATTCTCAGTTTTATAGTGATTTTTCTGATTTCATGTCTAAGCTTAGCCAGTTCATCAAAGCGGATGGCGATAAAACAATTTTAAGTACTGCAGCCTTCGCAGCAGAACTTGATAAATTAATCAATAAGTATAAAGTGCCTTCTTCCGCAACAACTTTATATCCTGTACAAAGCGGCAACGCAGTGACTGGTGGTGATAAAGAAGAATGTGAGTCATGGGCAAAAGAAATGGGTCTTGACCCCGATAAATGTGTTACACGACTTGCAGATGGAAGTTATATTGTTCACATCGATGTGTTACCTTTGGAAAATATAAAAAAGACGTTGCCAGGTTATGGTAGTTCATGGCAGGACATGAAGTGCAATTCTGCTCAATGGGCTGCCTGGCAAAGTGGTTTTGATATGCAAAAAGACAGTATACAAACTGCAATGCAGACCCTGACGCAAAAATATTCTAACGCTAACTCCACCTTTGATAATTTAGTCAAGGTGTTGAGTGGTACTATTTCATCTTTATTGGAATCTGATAAGTCGTTCTTTAATATTTAA
- the sctE gene encoding type III secretion system translocon subunit SctE: MDVSFSKKAGLANEFPTPTSASLLDRMVINKTHISPSEGVKLHIKAQEKKLEALAKTISEDYDRSIEDDNEQPVLRSSDKRLTNKAQVLLVMARYQSLSNNMDSNKLATALSLFLAQSEARIQKAQEMSEYLDSLHKEFDVYEENINTAQEEENGAYTQWSNAEKKLSEAKKNLSNIQSDSEASSEDIANAKKGVAIASKTLAEAMTTLNSAKNKTKQALEAAQKILNVISAKTAEMNKEYGDIIIPAAIPVSNAIEQSEKAMTRTSIMIMLLTEFIMKMDESSADKLQSDLEMNRIQMKARQAEMKRKSDEYEEQVRKAEEAQKMAGCIGKILGGLAIALGAICTVFGGGGPALMAIGIGLMIADPIIEAITGESLTGMIMNPLMQHILMPLMDLIGDIVTKIFDFTPIGQLLKAIDKATGANMMDTIHTIVTAAAAIGAIVAIAMLAKSAAKFIIDKMSKAMTSAVMQAIKKAIVQVIKKVIPKIVRNAVSKGGAVLSNMGKAAVKQLNKLTSQISKKMDKISAQVSKNMTVFLKSTDSAVMHNLAKININHINMLRAGVEGSNVIIQSGMNINIANIQLEASKALAQFQLANSDTKILRDLLSTIFSRFRQDHKLIQSVGQQLTNSLQVNASTNRFIVQNIKA, encoded by the coding sequence ATGGACGTGAGCTTTTCTAAAAAGGCCGGCCTGGCCAATGAATTCCCGACCCCGACCTCGGCTTCTCTACTTGACAGAATGGTGATTAATAAAACGCATATTTCGCCTTCAGAGGGGGTAAAATTACACATTAAAGCTCAGGAAAAGAAACTGGAGGCGTTAGCGAAAACCATTTCTGAGGATTACGATCGCAGTATTGAGGATGATAATGAACAGCCAGTTCTTAGGTCTTCAGATAAGCGCTTAACGAATAAGGCTCAGGTTCTATTGGTGATGGCTCGCTACCAGTCACTTAGCAATAATATGGATAGTAATAAGCTCGCTACGGCTCTATCATTATTTTTAGCACAGTCAGAGGCGAGAATCCAGAAAGCTCAGGAAATGTCAGAATATCTGGATAGCCTGCATAAAGAGTTTGATGTATATGAAGAAAATATAAACACAGCACAAGAAGAAGAAAATGGTGCTTATACGCAATGGAGTAACGCTGAGAAAAAGCTGAGTGAAGCTAAGAAAAATCTTAGTAACATTCAGAGTGACAGCGAAGCCAGTTCTGAAGATATCGCGAATGCTAAAAAAGGGGTAGCAATAGCGTCTAAAACCCTGGCTGAGGCTATGACTACTCTAAATTCTGCAAAAAATAAAACTAAGCAAGCGCTTGAAGCCGCACAAAAGATTCTGAATGTTATTAGTGCTAAAACTGCTGAGATGAATAAAGAGTATGGGGATATTATTATACCTGCTGCAATTCCGGTGAGTAATGCAATAGAGCAATCGGAAAAGGCAATGACTCGCACTTCAATTATGATCATGCTGCTAACCGAATTCATCATGAAAATGGATGAATCTTCTGCGGATAAATTGCAAAGCGATCTTGAGATGAACCGTATTCAGATGAAAGCCCGTCAGGCCGAAATGAAGCGTAAATCTGATGAGTACGAAGAACAGGTTCGTAAGGCTGAAGAAGCGCAAAAAATGGCCGGTTGTATTGGTAAAATTCTTGGCGGTCTTGCAATCGCTCTGGGAGCGATATGTACAGTATTCGGCGGAGGCGGACCGGCTTTAATGGCAATTGGCATTGGATTAATGATCGCTGACCCTATTATTGAAGCCATTACCGGGGAATCTCTAACCGGAATGATTATGAACCCATTGATGCAGCATATTCTCATGCCTCTGATGGATTTAATTGGGGATATAGTTACAAAAATCTTTGATTTCACCCCAATTGGGCAACTGTTGAAGGCCATTGATAAGGCTACCGGCGCGAATATGATGGACACTATTCATACCATCGTGACGGCAGCGGCTGCGATTGGAGCTATTGTGGCTATTGCGATGCTTGCTAAAAGCGCAGCGAAATTCATAATCGATAAAATGTCCAAAGCAATGACCTCTGCCGTGATGCAAGCAATAAAAAAAGCTATTGTGCAAGTTATAAAAAAAGTCATCCCGAAAATCGTTAGAAATGCGGTAAGTAAAGGTGGTGCTGTACTGAGCAACATGGGGAAAGCGGCTGTAAAACAGCTTAATAAGCTTACCTCGCAGATTTCGAAAAAAATGGATAAGATTTCTGCACAGGTTAGCAAAAATATGACTGTTTTCTTGAAAAGTACCGATTCAGCAGTAATGCACAATTTGGCTAAGATTAATATAAATCATATTAATATGCTTCGCGCTGGAGTGGAAGGCTCAAATGTTATTATTCAGTCCGGCATGAATATTAATATTGCTAATATCCAACTCGAAGCATCTAAAGCGTTAGCGCAATTTCAGCTTGCTAATAGTGATACTAAAATTCTACGCGATTTATTGTCTACAATATTTTCCCGCTTTCGACAAGATCACAAGCTCATCCAATCAGTGGGGCAACAACTTACTAATAGCTTACAGGTTAATGCTTCTACGAATCGTTTCATTGTGCAAAATATAAAAGCGTAG
- the sicA gene encoding type III secretion system translocator chaperone SicA, whose product MSTMEGNITENEAELIMTATMEHGATLREIHGIPDDVMENIYAHAYQYYKEGRLDEAENFFNFLCMYDLKNPDYFIGLGAVNQLKKNYIKACDFYSLAYVMSEDNFNPVFHSGQCQLLMGNVIKALQCFDIICQRCTDEKLVIKAKIYMDTIRQNKDESQGDGATKNHDENM is encoded by the coding sequence ATGAGCACGATGGAAGGTAATATCACTGAAAATGAAGCTGAGCTAATCATGACGGCCACTATGGAGCATGGTGCAACATTGCGTGAAATCCACGGAATTCCAGACGATGTTATGGAAAACATCTATGCACATGCTTACCAATATTATAAAGAGGGGCGCCTTGATGAGGCCGAAAATTTCTTCAACTTTCTTTGTATGTATGATTTAAAGAATCCTGATTATTTTATTGGTCTGGGTGCCGTTAATCAGTTAAAGAAAAATTATATTAAGGCATGTGATTTTTACTCGCTTGCTTATGTTATGTCTGAAGATAATTTTAATCCTGTTTTTCATTCAGGCCAATGCCAGTTATTAATGGGCAATGTGATCAAAGCCCTACAATGCTTTGATATCATTTGCCAACGCTGTACCGATGAGAAACTAGTAATAAAAGCAAAAATATACATGGATACCATCAGGCAGAATAAGGATGAAAGCCAGGGAGATGGTGCCACTAAAAATCACGACGAGAATATGTAG
- a CDS encoding EscU/YscU/HrcU family type III secretion system export apparatus switch protein translates to MAGSKTEKPTPKKKKDAAKKGQSFKSKDLVISCLILVGIQYIINFSGVMELMHLWSLIIENGFTNNMESYARAVLWTGVKIFLPFLLLCVVASALPTMLQTGFLIASKALKINFGALNPVNGFKKLFSLRTAKDVIKSSLFLTSFIVAAFIFWDNNRFIVFSQVNATVRHILPVWGELFSSLVALCLSCAILVLMLDALAEYFLHIKDLKMEKQEVKREYKEQDGDPEVKARRKELHMELLSEQVKSDIENSKVIVANPTHIAVGIYMNMNVVGIPFISVLETNQRALAVRAYAEKVGVPVVENVKLARRILKSHRRYTFISLEELDEVIDILIWLEQVENAWVNEHQRPDHEENK, encoded by the coding sequence ATGGCCGGAAGTAAAACAGAAAAACCTACCCCAAAAAAGAAAAAAGATGCCGCGAAGAAGGGGCAATCGTTTAAAAGTAAAGATTTAGTAATATCCTGCCTTATTTTGGTTGGCATACAGTATATTATTAATTTCTCGGGTGTTATGGAGCTTATGCATCTATGGAGCCTCATTATTGAAAACGGCTTTACGAATAATATGGAGAGCTATGCACGGGCTGTCCTGTGGACAGGTGTTAAAATTTTCCTTCCATTTCTTCTTTTATGTGTGGTTGCTTCCGCTTTACCTACTATGTTACAAACCGGATTTTTGATTGCCAGTAAGGCATTAAAAATTAACTTTGGCGCGTTAAATCCCGTAAATGGGTTTAAAAAATTATTCAGCCTCCGTACGGCCAAAGATGTTATTAAATCTTCGCTGTTCCTGACAAGTTTTATCGTGGCCGCCTTCATATTCTGGGATAATAATAGATTTATTGTTTTCTCACAAGTTAATGCGACTGTTCGGCATATCCTACCCGTATGGGGTGAGCTTTTTAGCTCGTTAGTGGCATTATGCCTGAGCTGTGCAATATTGGTACTGATGCTGGATGCCCTGGCAGAATACTTCTTACATATTAAAGATCTCAAAATGGAAAAGCAGGAGGTAAAAAGAGAATACAAAGAGCAGGATGGTGACCCAGAAGTTAAAGCCAGACGTAAAGAGCTTCATATGGAACTGCTTTCTGAGCAGGTCAAATCTGATATTGAGAACTCCAAAGTTATTGTCGCTAACCCCACTCATATCGCCGTGGGCATCTATATGAACATGAATGTAGTGGGCATACCTTTTATCTCGGTACTGGAGACCAATCAGCGGGCACTTGCAGTGCGTGCCTATGCTGAGAAGGTGGGGGTACCGGTGGTTGAGAACGTCAAACTGGCGCGGCGGATACTTAAATCACATCGCAGATACACCTTTATAAGTCTGGAAGAACTGGACGAGGTCATTGATATATTGATTTGGCTTGAGCAGGTGGAAAATGCCTGGGTAAATGAGCACCAGAGACCGGATCACGAAGAGAATAAATGA
- the sctT gene encoding type III secretion system export apparatus subunit SctT — protein sequence MSTALFFNVHTWLYEMAMVSARLMPAFILLPFFNTNTLTGAIRLPVAMLVGVGLWPYAGGPVAGYDNIWFYILIGKELGVGLIIAFFLCLPCWVLHAAGSFIDNQRGATLSSSIDPLSGVDTSELANFFNLFAAVVVLQNGGLLIMLEVFEKSYLLWEPYQLNVPDLKVTLGFLSLLITNALILASPLIVVFLLTELFLGLLARFAPQLNAFSLALTVKSIIAFFMLLIYFTPVLPGKITLLGLLPDILSGWSGRVF from the coding sequence ATGTCTACTGCACTGTTCTTTAATGTACATACCTGGCTTTATGAGATGGCAATGGTCTCAGCCAGACTGATGCCTGCTTTTATTTTATTGCCTTTCTTCAATACTAATACGTTGACGGGCGCAATCCGGCTGCCAGTAGCGATGCTGGTGGGTGTCGGGTTGTGGCCATATGCTGGGGGACCTGTTGCAGGTTATGATAATATTTGGTTCTATATCCTGATTGGGAAAGAACTGGGCGTAGGTCTCATTATTGCCTTTTTCCTCTGCCTGCCATGTTGGGTGTTACATGCAGCAGGCAGTTTTATTGATAACCAGCGAGGAGCGACACTGAGTAGTAGTATTGATCCTTTGTCCGGTGTCGATACTTCTGAACTGGCCAACTTCTTCAATTTGTTCGCCGCCGTGGTGGTATTACAAAATGGCGGGCTACTTATTATGCTGGAAGTATTTGAGAAAAGCTATTTACTGTGGGAACCCTACCAATTAAATGTACCTGACCTTAAGGTTACATTGGGATTCCTGAGCCTTTTGATCACGAATGCACTTATTTTGGCGAGCCCACTCATCGTCGTTTTTTTATTGACTGAGCTATTTCTGGGGCTGCTGGCCCGATTCGCTCCCCAACTAAATGCGTTTTCGTTGGCACTCACTGTAAAAAGCATCATTGCTTTTTTTATGTTGCTAATTTATTTCACGCCAGTGCTTCCGGGGAAAATTACATTACTCGGATTGCTCCCCGATATACTTTCTGGTTGGTCAGGCAGAGTTTTTTAA
- a CDS encoding EscS/YscS/HrcS family type III secretion system export apparatus protein, with product MNEITFAGNKALYLILMLSALPIGVATIVGLLVGLFQTVTQLQEQTLPFGLKLLSVTLCLFLVAGWYGDVLVSFSREVIRMALVR from the coding sequence ATGAATGAAATAACTTTTGCAGGAAATAAAGCGCTCTATCTGATATTGATGCTTTCTGCATTACCTATAGGGGTAGCAACAATAGTAGGGCTTTTAGTTGGCCTGTTCCAGACGGTCACGCAATTACAGGAACAGACGCTACCTTTTGGTCTGAAACTCTTAAGTGTTACCCTATGTTTATTTTTGGTAGCGGGCTGGTACGGCGATGTGTTAGTGAGTTTTTCTCGTGAGGTAATCCGTATGGCATTGGTTCGTTAA
- a CDS encoding EscR/YscR/HrcR family type III secretion system export apparatus protein yields MVQGNDISLIALLAFSTLLPFIIACGTCYIKFSIVFVMVRNALGLQQIPSNMTLNGIALALAFFVMMPVVKSGYEEYQHSGKDVESVQSMAYFIEHGLDSYRNYLEKYSDPELVSFFERVQLQRDSQENGTAEEEQRASILSLLPAYALSEIKSAFKIGFYLYLPFVVIDLLISSILLALGMMMMSPVTISVPIKLVLFVVLDGWTLLSKGLILQYIELAS; encoded by the coding sequence ATGGTTCAAGGTAATGACATTTCGCTAATAGCGCTACTCGCATTCTCAACGCTGCTCCCTTTTATCATCGCGTGTGGTACATGTTATATTAAGTTTTCTATTGTATTCGTCATGGTACGTAATGCCCTGGGATTGCAGCAGATCCCATCGAATATGACGTTGAACGGTATTGCTCTGGCGCTTGCGTTTTTCGTCATGATGCCCGTGGTCAAGAGTGGTTATGAAGAGTACCAGCATTCAGGAAAGGATGTTGAGAGCGTGCAGTCTATGGCCTATTTTATTGAACATGGTTTGGACAGCTATCGCAATTATCTGGAAAAATATTCCGATCCTGAGCTGGTTAGTTTCTTTGAGCGCGTGCAACTTCAACGCGATAGCCAGGAAAATGGTACTGCTGAGGAAGAGCAACGAGCATCTATTCTTTCTTTGCTACCGGCATATGCTTTAAGCGAAATAAAGAGTGCTTTCAAAATAGGATTTTATCTCTATCTACCCTTTGTCGTTATTGACCTGCTGATTTCCAGTATATTGCTGGCTCTGGGGATGATGATGATGAGTCCCGTAACTATTTCTGTACCCATTAAGCTTGTGCTTTTCGTAGTCCTGGATGGCTGGACCTTATTATCAAAAGGTTTGATATTGCAGTACATAGAGCTGGCCTCATGA
- the sctQ gene encoding type III secretion system cytoplasmic ring protein SctQ: MIRHHLRHYSTTEMSGRQQILAWTKQGFEIQRNMSPGECLLRFTSDTGWEGIIDLQSWFASVMPQSAIMSSRCWSVDQLETLFINSKRPLEGLPAELEYQRLESKGNVESTKIVGSMYSLLSPQGRVWISKMPRATSFINVQERNSLDHVPVDIQFEIGHSAISVALLRQLQQGDLLLIKSSRNLIIHNLAVIGSFFRNEEGFMFEEDNEEMLDGTYEEDESVNSESERLIPCDKISVRLGFVLQQKRVSISQLGSLYQGEVLPCQIDAEKNVIVTANGTAIARGELVWIEDRMGVEIKELHQEASDGSR, from the coding sequence GTGATCAGACATCACCTTCGCCACTATTCAACTACAGAGATGTCAGGGCGTCAGCAGATTTTAGCCTGGACAAAACAGGGATTTGAGATTCAGCGGAATATGTCGCCGGGAGAATGTTTACTCAGGTTTACCAGCGACACGGGGTGGGAGGGGATCATTGATCTACAAAGCTGGTTTGCAAGTGTAATGCCACAGAGCGCCATTATGTCCAGTAGGTGTTGGTCTGTGGACCAGCTTGAGACCCTTTTCATCAACAGTAAACGCCCTCTTGAAGGGTTGCCAGCTGAACTTGAATATCAACGATTGGAAAGTAAAGGGAATGTTGAAAGTACGAAAATAGTGGGTTCAATGTATTCATTACTGTCCCCACAAGGCCGCGTGTGGATCAGTAAAATGCCCAGGGCGACATCCTTTATAAATGTGCAGGAAAGAAATTCTTTAGACCACGTACCTGTCGATATTCAATTCGAGATAGGACATAGCGCTATCTCCGTTGCCCTGCTAAGACAGCTGCAACAGGGTGACCTGCTACTCATAAAAAGTAGCAGAAATTTAATTATTCATAATCTGGCAGTAATAGGCAGCTTTTTCCGCAATGAGGAGGGTTTTATGTTTGAAGAAGATAATGAGGAAATGCTTGATGGTACTTATGAGGAAGATGAATCCGTTAACAGCGAATCTGAACGACTTATTCCCTGCGACAAAATATCTGTTCGCCTGGGATTTGTCCTGCAACAAAAAAGAGTTTCCATTAGCCAGCTCGGATCGTTATATCAGGGTGAAGTTCTGCCGTGTCAAATCGATGCTGAAAAGAATGTTATAGTAACTGCAAACGGTACCGCTATTGCCCGCGGTGAACTGGTTTGGATTGAAGATCGTATGGGAGTTGAAATTAAAGAGCTTCACCAAGAGGCAAGCGATGGTTCAAGGTAA
- a CDS encoding type III secretion system needle length determinant, SpaN/EivJ family: protein MATINSVKPTNRNFKETTSESVTKSLDDIVNKKLKERTNATTVLPVLQHVDLPPQPEVREASLSQQGGALAEIRAKQVHNPAHNPVHNPVLSGVLRLQEKADTNLKSNVITVMETEKRKTPTGPLHDQIKVNPEQKKLLQSVSDRSDAMKIANVTSLNPSLVHLASSSQRDDPVAKKVEAAENRVMPEPGDRKGHPERENLLHQLSGNTSVLSQRVNDPVQEKVFKQTNVAKDAASWGSMVESSRVADTPPGENEGAGNSRLTYTFSDWGKGHQVNIQINNNQGTPIVLNPSDTLVHQRLSDHGGQHHGQPEWVFQEEHEQSHHARKQPQPDEEQA, encoded by the coding sequence ATGGCTACGATAAATAGCGTCAAACCCACAAACAGAAATTTTAAAGAGACAACTAGCGAATCAGTTACAAAAAGCCTGGATGACATCGTCAATAAAAAACTGAAAGAGCGTACCAACGCAACAACTGTTTTGCCTGTGCTCCAGCATGTAGACCTACCACCGCAGCCTGAGGTCAGGGAGGCCTCTTTATCTCAGCAGGGCGGGGCATTGGCTGAGATCAGGGCTAAGCAGGTGCATAATCCGGCGCATAACCCGGTGCATAACCCGGTGCTGTCCGGGGTTCTGCGTTTACAAGAAAAGGCTGATACTAATCTAAAAAGCAACGTCATTACAGTGATGGAGACTGAAAAGAGAAAAACGCCTACGGGCCCTTTGCATGACCAGATAAAGGTTAACCCGGAGCAGAAAAAACTGCTCCAGTCTGTCTCAGACCGTTCAGACGCTATGAAGATAGCGAACGTAACATCTCTGAATCCTTCACTGGTTCATTTAGCTTCATCATCACAAAGAGATGATCCTGTCGCAAAAAAAGTTGAAGCTGCCGAAAACAGAGTAATGCCGGAACCGGGTGACAGGAAAGGACATCCTGAGAGGGAGAATCTGTTACACCAGCTATCTGGTAATACATCTGTCCTGTCTCAGCGAGTCAATGACCCAGTACAGGAAAAAGTTTTTAAGCAGACGAATGTGGCAAAGGATGCCGCTTCATGGGGCAGCATGGTAGAAAGCTCACGGGTTGCTGATACTCCGCCTGGAGAGAATGAGGGAGCGGGAAACAGTAGACTGACCTATACCTTCTCTGATTGGGGGAAAGGCCATCAGGTCAATATCCAAATCAATAATAATCAGGGTACACCTATTGTATTGAACCCTTCGGATACGCTTGTACATCAGCGCCTGTCTGACCACGGTGGGCAGCATCACGGGCAGCCTGAATGGGTATTTCAGGAGGAACATGAGCAATCACACCATGCGCGTAAGCAACCTCAGCCAGATGAGGAACAAGCGTGA
- the sctN gene encoding type III secretion system ATPase SctN: protein MATGALLRYQAHPLRLSGPLIEAVLPNVKVGELCEIRESWSQSAVVARAQVLGFNGERTILSLIGTSKGLSREAIISPTGSGLSVMLSPDLLGCVLDPAGQIVERFANNAGGFVSEIRPIDSPPPSYQDRVGIRQPFYTGIRAIDGLITCGIGQRLGIFASAGCGKTTLMHMLIEHSDADVFVIALIGERGREVTEFTEALRQSGRQQKCILVYATSDYSSLDRCNAALVATTIAEYFRDADLNVVLFLDSITRYARALRDVALAAGEPPARRGYPASVFDSLPRLLERPGCTHSGSITAWFTILLESDDEPDPIADEIRSILDGHIYLSRKLAAKNHYPAIDVLGSISRVVSQVCEPEHLRLAAEIRRILAKLAELQIFVDLGEYHPGENEENDRAMGKRDVLLAWLNQNGDEHAPFNDIMQELVRLAS, encoded by the coding sequence ATGGCCACGGGGGCTTTATTGCGGTATCAGGCTCATCCATTGCGACTTTCTGGGCCTCTTATCGAAGCCGTGTTACCTAATGTGAAAGTAGGAGAGCTTTGTGAGATTCGCGAAAGTTGGAGTCAGTCAGCGGTAGTGGCTCGTGCCCAGGTATTAGGATTCAATGGCGAACGTACCATTTTAAGTCTGATTGGTACTTCAAAAGGTCTGTCCAGAGAGGCAATTATTAGCCCAACGGGATCGGGACTCTCCGTTATGCTTAGCCCGGATTTGCTGGGTTGTGTGCTGGATCCTGCGGGGCAGATTGTTGAGCGTTTTGCGAATAATGCAGGTGGATTTGTAAGCGAAATAAGGCCAATAGATTCACCCCCTCCTTCGTACCAGGATCGCGTCGGCATTCGCCAGCCGTTTTATACTGGAATACGTGCGATTGACGGATTGATTACCTGCGGTATCGGCCAGAGGCTGGGTATTTTCGCTTCGGCAGGCTGTGGCAAAACGACCCTGATGCACATGCTGATTGAGCACTCGGATGCGGATGTCTTCGTTATCGCTTTGATCGGCGAGCGTGGGCGAGAAGTGACTGAGTTTACAGAAGCGCTCAGGCAGTCGGGTCGCCAGCAGAAATGTATACTGGTCTATGCAACATCTGATTATTCATCGCTTGATCGTTGCAACGCCGCACTAGTGGCCACCACGATTGCAGAGTATTTCCGTGATGCTGATTTGAACGTGGTGTTGTTTTTAGATTCTATAACCCGGTATGCCAGGGCTTTACGAGATGTGGCGCTGGCTGCGGGTGAACCTCCGGCACGGCGTGGCTATCCAGCTTCAGTATTTGACTCATTACCCAGGTTACTTGAGCGACCAGGTTGTACGCACTCTGGAAGTATTACGGCATGGTTCACAATTTTGCTTGAAAGTGATGATGAACCCGACCCGATTGCAGATGAGATTCGCTCCATACTTGATGGGCACATTTATCTAAGCCGAAAATTAGCCGCGAAGAATCATTATCCGGCTATAGATGTTCTGGGCAGCATTAGCCGTGTTGTCAGTCAGGTCTGCGAACCGGAACATCTACGTTTGGCGGCAGAGATACGCCGTATTTTAGCAAAGCTCGCGGAGCTACAGATATTTGTAGATTTAGGGGAATACCATCCGGGAGAAAATGAGGAAAACGACCGCGCTATGGGTAAGCGTGATGTATTACTCGCATGGTTAAACCAAAATGGCGATGAGCATGCGCCGTTTAACGATATTATGCAGGAGTTAGTACGACTTGCGTCATAA
- the spaK gene encoding SPI-1 type III secretion system chaperone SpaK (involved in a secretory pathway responsible for the surface presentation of determinants needed for the entry of Salmonella species into mammalian cells), with amino-acid sequence MYTDIVSLIRGALLENGCDESILGDFDGHSTISLDFQNHPSLLISLDDNYVWIWSRLCEASDSIMQYKASAILEKMMEGCHFSITGQLQIFTNEGYIELKGLVHPNFLESSSRFAEALDEFFIQQEAILGIIR; translated from the coding sequence ATGTATACAGATATTGTTTCTTTAATTCGTGGTGCATTGTTAGAAAATGGATGCGATGAATCCATATTGGGTGATTTTGATGGACACTCTACAATTTCCCTTGATTTTCAAAATCATCCCAGCCTGCTTATTAGCTTAGATGATAATTATGTCTGGATATGGTCACGCCTTTGTGAAGCCAGCGATAGCATTATGCAATATAAAGCAAGTGCTATTCTGGAGAAAATGATGGAGGGATGTCATTTCTCAATCACCGGACAGCTCCAGATTTTCACAAATGAGGGGTATATCGAACTCAAAGGGCTGGTGCATCCAAACTTTCTGGAAAGTAGCTCACGTTTTGCTGAGGCATTGGATGAGTTTTTCATCCAGCAGGAAGCTATTTTGGGGATCATTCGGTAA